In the genome of Melitaea cinxia chromosome 4, ilMelCinx1.1, whole genome shotgun sequence, the window tattttaatattttcaatcttATATCGCAATTGAAAATGGATTTGTAGTTTGTAGAAAAATCAATTACTGTTAATTTCATTAATCTTAATACTTTGTACTAATTGTgagtataaaaaaatctcacgTTACAAAGTAGTAAGAAAAGTAGTACCTatgtattacacaaaaaatttacttttagaGAAGTATAAAAAGTCAAAATATCTTAATGATGCTACTTCTCTATAATTgacaagaatatttttttattataatcagtACAAATACAAAACAGTTGTTAGTTTTGAAAACAcacatttatcttttttttctcaCTGGTCCAACTTACTAAACCGAaagggaaataaataaattgtaaaaccaatttccaattaaaaaatagcatagaagaaaaattataaaattcgtCTAAAAGGTTTGCCCTCAAATTCATATAACGACAGGCCATAGTGGGCACAACTGGCTGTTAGTGCAGTTGTGATTTCAATCATCACTCActacaaatttttgtttgttttggccATAATGACTTACAAACACATTTAAAAGTTCCTACACAAAACTATTTGCTATGGGTTTaactataaattgtaaaaataaaaaaaataattaccaacAACTTTTTTGAGtttgtaaagtaatttttttttttctgttaaatatTGTATGGTGGTTCATAAATGGCCACATTCAGAACTTTACCTCGCACTTAACagtttcttataattatttgtttactaaaaatactttcaactgtattaaaaataccatttaaaaatctcaaactaatatttttattgtataagacTGCTATAAATATGACTTAAGTAATTCATTTCTACTTTGGTCAAAATatgtgttaaaacaaattaaaaatatatttctaattgaaatacttttattcaataacattaatttctttacttaatcattaataaaaatcagtatTAGTACAATTTAAAAAGTGGTTATGTATTTTGAGGTTGACTTTGGAAGAATATAATATCGTCTGCTATTACTGTTGATGCTGTTCTAACTTGCCCGTCATCTAGTTTAACTTCACCGTACGATAGTTTTCCAGTGACATACACTCTTTGACCTTTCTTTAAGTACTTGTAAACTGTGTCACGTAATCCCGGTCTGAAGACACTGATCCTATGCCAATCCGTTTTTTGTAAAATGTCACCTGACTCATATTTGTAACTAAAATGAGTAGCTAGTGGGAAGTTCACTACGGGATGATCTTCAGATCCACGTTTCTGAGGATCAGCACCTACTCGACCCAATAATGTGACTTGATTGATAGCTAAAAttcaaattgataaaaatatatcaaattgtTTCAAATCAcctaaatcatttttattgttagaaataaCGACTTACTTTTCTCCGTGTTTTGAACATCACATTGCACTGCTGATGTGTGTAATTGTTGAGTTAAGACTATTCTTCGGAGTGTTGAAGAtacctttaaaaattatttgaaatatgtaTAATCATTTATTATGCATTTTGCAGAAGAAGATACAGAGCGATAATAGTTTCCAATTGATTCGTGTTTAAGTAGTTAAAATCTACCCGAACTTCTACGGACTGTGAaactttgtataatataaaaattaaactcgtattaacattatttattaaccgGTATTTTAAGaggttatataaaattgtaagtcACTTACCTTATAAAGgcactgcatttttttttgtcttctttcagccttcttttttatataatttatatagtcaCACCATCGAGATCACAAAGATGTGCCAGAAAAGAAGCAAGTTACTTTACTCTTTGCACAAAGAGTCTTTGCAGAAAAGTAAAGTCAAGCTGTCAAGAAGTGTAAATAGAAATAGGTAGGTACCTAATAAAAAAGCGCGAATATAGTACACAGATTAAGTATTAGTTACTgatatagtaaatacaaattaatatttatactatgGTCTATGGTTCTGAGCACAGATGATCAGTACCTAGACAGCCTAGGCTTGTTAAAAaagtatcgatatttttaatattttaatacaataaattttgtaGGGGCTAGTAATGtgtatgccgtgtggtgtcagccgagtagaatagcaccaccccctttcttccaaACCACCGCCAACaaaaccaagtgcgttgtgtttttGTTGCCCAATGataagcatccaaattataattttgaaatacataACGAGAGtcttattgtcaatgatactacagttttcttagggataaaTTTGGACTGAAAACTccagtggaattcccatttgtcatccttaaatggtagactcagctccgcagcattcgcagttagaaaagtacgacaactaaCCCACGTTGCTGCTGCGCGTCTTACGGTCCGTTACTGTAGGGTAATActacagatattgagactgtatttattttgcaaaaaagggctattcggaGCTCGAGTCTCACCACGGGATGTTTTTCAAAAAGTAGATTGCTTCGCAATATATTTATGACAGTATTATGTATAtaccagaatattcattgttttgaaataaatagtaataatcgcagtgtAAACACGAAAGAACAACACAAGGAACAAGGAAGAACAAAATTTTAACTCCAAACAAATCcaactatatatatacgatGATGTGCCGGAAGCACCCGAGAGAAAACTATggccgagagaaaaaaaaattaaataaaagttaatacttttaggagaaacaaacttatttattttaaaaaaaagacagaaaaccgaacacttaacttctatttattactcatttttacaaatataacaattatcacaaaaattaaccttaaccactaacttaatcgaaaataatgaccgagaattacaatttaaattaaccaagcaaacaacagttactttgaatataaaaatgatcaacgcactcgtcatgaaacaacgacctatcgttccgaaagccgagaagcaaaagagccctctgaacgggtagggactgcttttattgacgttgttgcatgacgttacaaaacgtattagcgggtagggaactatttttattaacactgttgcatgacgtcacgaaacgtattaaaataatcgatattatgctaacaatacatatatagcaGCCGTcatattttgactttttttttttatttcagtgtttattttttttttttttttttttttttttttttttttttttttttttttttttttttcagtgtttattttaagttgctttattgtgttttttttttttaatttgtttttaagttattccttttttttaatgaatgtatttaaatgttttaaatgcagTCCGTGACCCAATCTAGTGATGGCACGTCGAAGACGACCCATACATGTACACAGTGCAACAAGATATTCAAATCGTTGAAAGGCCTCAAAATACATACTACAAAAACACACAGGGAATGTAGCCAAAATAGTTCACCATTAGACATCCATCCAACTATTCCGCGTGCGCCTACTTATGTAGCCAACGATACAAAGCCTTTCCACACATATCTCAGCCATTTGAAAAATAGTATACCCATAATTAAAAGAATCCCTCGAGGAGCCCGAATAACAGTTGCTACATATTTATCACAATTAATCCAGAAATGTTACATTAGCAATTGTACTCAAGACTGGcagaacctatttttattttcatacagcacactacatataataaaaactgatgAACCGAATTTATCGTTGACACAAAAGATCAAGAATAACTGTGCTATAAGCTCGTCGCCTTCTCCCGCACCTCCAATCAAGCATGATCGTAATCGCAACAAAatcatcgaaaaaaaaatctgtgatGGAGATCTCAAAGGTGCCGCTCGCCTTTTGTTCTCCAATGACGTGCTATCACCAGATACCCCTGACACACTTCAGGCCTTACGGACAAAACACCCTCCAGCTCCAGTAAACCCATTTTTTCTCGACCCACCAACAGCAGGGCAAGAATGCCTTCAAATTCAAAAGAAAGATGTTACGGATgccattttatcttttaaaccaGGTTCGGCTGCAGGTTTGGATGGAATCTCACCCCAACATTTGAAAGATTTAACATCGCATTCTGTGGGTGATGCAGGTGAGCAACTTGTAAATTCGatcactaaattaataaattttatgtattccgGTAATGTCAATCCAGAAATTGTTCCCATTTTTTTCGGCGCGAACCTCATCGCCCTCACCAAAAAGGACGGAGGGGTGAGACCAATTGCTGTTGGATCAACACTTCGACGTCTGGCCTCCAAAATTGCTGTTCGGcatattttaccaaaattaaattcGGAATTTGAACCCGTACAGTTAGGCTTCGGTGTAAAAGGAGGCTGTGAGGCAGCCGTCCATGCCCTACGCTCTTTCCTAACTTACGGCCAGCCTGACGTGTTGCTCAAAATTGACGTCAAAAATGCTTTCAATTCGGTAAATAGGGATACCCTGCTGacagaaataaaacaacatataCCAGAAGtatacaattatcttcttctcagttacgctgacccaacaaaattattatatcgttcTAATGAACTGTCCTCGGAAGTGGGTTGTCAACAGGGTGATCCCCTTGGGCctgcaatttttagtttagctataaatccgataattaaaaatctaaattctaaattcaacgtctggtatttggacgacggaaccctaggaggtgatgtggatactgtgttatcggacctttttttaatcaaaaataaatttgaagccattggtttgg includes:
- the LOC123653347 gene encoding single-stranded DNA-binding protein, mitochondrial, whose amino-acid sequence is MQCLYKVSSTLRRIVLTQQLHTSAVQCDVQNTEKTINQVTLLGRVGADPQKRGSEDHPVVNFPLATHFSYKYESGDILQKTDWHRISVFRPGLRDTVYKYLKKGQRVYVTGKLSYGEVKLDDGQVRTASTVIADDIIFFQSQPQNT